Genomic segment of Thunnus thynnus chromosome 21, fThuThy2.1, whole genome shotgun sequence:
aaCTATTTAATGTATGTTGGTGTGTTCTTTGTGCTTGGTGATACTAGATGGGTCCAAGTTGGATGAATTCTTTGtattacattgttttttggAACCATTTGAAGTACTGATATAGATCTTGCACACatttcaatgcattttttttctacaaatacAGCTTCACTTAGTAACTTCGGCAAAATTGTCCTTGTTTTACTTCGAGTGTTTCACTGAGGGCATGGTAATATCCTGATATACGTTCACTGAGTTCTCTGTGACTGACTGCACAATTGGGGTTAATGTGATGATTGTGTTGCGATTGACAGCTGATTGGAAACACCTGCTGCGACACTGATAAGGCTGTGGCCTGAAGTTCAACTGCATTATTTTCAAGCCGTAAATGTCAATTGGCTATAAAGAAGTTGAACAGTATATAGACCGATATGAAGAACTTAAAAAAAGTCATGTGCTGGCAATATTGTATTAAAAAGCATTTATTGAAAAGACTATATTTACATCAGAACCAAAATCACAGTCAATGGTGACCATAGAATACAATTACAATATTGCTCCCATCACCGACATTATTCAACATCTCTTCAATCTACAAGGCATCATTCCTCTTATTCACTGCAGGGCTATGTGGAGCTTGACAGGGCCAGTGCAAAACATTACTTTCTCTATTACATTTGAATAGGCTGCCACAGTTTTATATATGTGGGGGAGTATAATTGCAAGTAATAACACTTGCACTGCTGCATAATCAATCAAAAGTGGAGTATGAGTCAGCTGTCTGCGTGGGTAACCAGTGTAATGCAGGAAATAAGGACTGTGTAGATCCTACCAAGCCTTGATAGACAATGAAGTAAGAACCAGAGCACATGATGTCGCACATTGCAAGTCTGCATCATACAATGAGTAGACCCATTCACTCACACTGTTATCTCATCATACATTTTACCCATTCACTCCTGATGGGACACAATCATCCCTTTGTACTGTAATATTCCATTTTATCCTTAAAGATACCACCCCCCTCCACAATGCAACCTTCATCTGCCCATCCATTCAACCAATGATCCCTTATTCCAGCAATGACAGCTCTTCAAGTTCGATCGTTAGCTCCTGTCAACCCAAGGTAAAGGCCCCTGTTTCTCCTCCCATTAATCCCataggaggtgtgtgtgtttgtgtgtgtatgactgaaAGAGCAAGGAGGAGAATGAAGATTGTCCGTGTGTGCTATGAGGAAATGTGTagtcagagctgtgtgtgtgagatgtatgtgtgcacatttcATGCCTAGTCCATCTTGAGGCTACGGTAGATGTAGCGAATAAATGCCAGTGAGGCCCAGAATGACACACTGCCCAGCATCAGCGAGAAGACCATCGCTGTGAGCAGAGAGTAGCCGAAGAACTCAGTGCTCTGCACCAGGCCGCTCATAGAGGATCGGTTCCGGTAGTAGAAAACAGAGTATACGAAGATGAAGAGGCCAGTGGAACCGGTGCTCAGCACGCTCCGCCACCACCACCGGTAATCCTCACCGGATAGCAGGAAGTAGGTGAGCGCCACAGAGATGCAGGCGCCCACTGAGAGAAGGATGGCGAAGACGCACAGCAGGATGCCATACAGGGTGTAATGCTCTCTGCCCCAAACTGTGGCAAAGATGTAGTACAGCTCCACTGAGATGGCACTGAGGGAGAGAAGTGATGGAAAGCATGAATTAGTGTGGAGAAAATGACTTAAAGAGACCGCactttcaatcttttttttttaccactggGGTAGATAAATCTGTGCAGATGAAATAAAGATTAACCACATCTCACCGGGAAAATGTAGTTCTCATTTCAGCCACCGCTTATGAATGTAATAATAGTGCTGACTTATAATTCAAGATGACTCAAAAGTATCACTTTAAGTGCAAATATTTGAAGATAGTACATTTCATGCATTATCCAAACCACTCTAGTGCTGAATAATAGATGGTAATGCAATAGTTGAATAGAAGAACCCCAAAAAGTGTAGGAATATATTCAAATTTTGGTCCATAaatgatatttacatttttacaataaactttTCTACATTACAATTGTTGAGATAGGAATAAATCCTCATTGCAAGCCCTAAAAATGGTCTTTTCACCACCTGTATTAACTTTATCCTCTGCCTTTACTCCTCTGTGTCTTATTATATTTCCCCGTGATTAAAGCACCTCTTTTCCAGACCTGAAGACAGCTCACCTGAATGGCAGGAAGCCGCCGATGGCCATGTGTACTGCTGCATGTTTGTACCAGGGCTGTGTAGGGATCTGCCGGGGGATGTTGCGGGTGCGGCAGGGAGCCTGGAAGCTGCCAGCTCGGTTCTTTCCCACGATCCCGCCGATGACAGTGAGGGGGAAGCCAACCAGTACCCAGGCACCCAGCAGCAGGAGTACGGTGGTGGCCGGCAAGGCCTGGGTGGAGCCACTCCACCAGTGGATTGAGTTCACTACACTCCACGTCAGGAACAGAGGAGCTGTGGCAATGAAGGACAAAGTGACCAAAGAGTGGGACAAGCATTGTTTTAATCATTCCAGGTATGAGTGTTGCTAAAAATTACTTGAAATGACTTGACATTTATAACACCTGAAAGTTTCAAAATGCCAGAAGGttcaatgggcctcatgcaagaagcactTGTATGAAGAAATGGTGGTGGTCCAGAGCTGTTGTATGTGTCATGAATAGAtcatctctgcttttcttcactggggagaaacacttgtttgacttacaATTATACTATAATACTGTCACTCCTAAATTTGTTCTGATGTCTTCTGATTTCTAAAAGCAGGACTTGAACCTATGtggtgtttttactctttgggaactTCTTGTGAATGAAATTCACCCACAAATGGAACACAATGTGGAGCCTTAAATGGCGATTTTAGGGACgtggattatgctaatgatcacatctcacaaaggtgcacctcctcatgaacaggtggcaATCATCAGGCTGAAATGAGCGATTTACAACAAGTCCAGGCAGTTAAGAGTTTGTTGAATGCCATGTaggatttcctttttttcctctcattgcTTTGTACAAGAACAAATAtatgagaaaaataataaaaacattcatgcatgaggcccaatgtttTTCAAGCAACTTCCTGAACCTGAATAAAGCACTCCTGCAAAGTGTGAATGCAGTGAATATattatagataaataaataaatcatgaacTGAGTAGACTTGTAGTGTTACATTGTCACTTGAGAAAAAGCCTAATTAATTTACATATTGACATATAATTGCAATCAATATAACTACagctttaaacatgttttcatttgaaagtTGAATCTCGGTTACATTTTAGCAATACCGATCTTTGCCTCCTTAAAGACCCTAACCTAgatatttatacacattttgTAAAGCAAAACTGTCATTCAAATTTATTAGTAATTTGTCACCAGTTTGTGCCAAAATCcttctttacatttattatcTAAATTTGCAATGACAGTTTTAATGCATGGAAGGAAAGTCTAATGATAAGAGGAAAAATGTGAGTTGtgatgaggaagaaaaagatgtAGGATAGATGGAAATAAATGGGTATAAAAATTCAACATGGTTTTTCAAGGATGCTGAGGCTCTGTGAAGTGTGGAGAGACGGTCCTATTGGGAACAAGTCTCTTCATGAAGCTTTCTGATCAGACTCaccagaaaagagagaggaggtgaggatgatGTTCCACACCCAGCGCTGGCCATTGATTTGTGTGTAGAAGCTGCATGACACGTAGCCTGACACGCAGCTGGTCAGAGCGTATAGGACAATGGCTGCAGAGTTGATGGCGCCGTGGCGGTGCACATTGAACATTCCCAGTAAAGCCATGACAATGATCCCTACAGCAATGAGGAGACATTAGGGTGATCAGACTCCTGCATCTGAGCTCTGTACATATAATCTGCATATGTATGCTGTTATAAGGCTTCTAGCTATTATGTATCTATGCTCTACAAAGAGTGTTGCTGCTCAGAAAACAGAACAATGGTTGTCCCTAAAACTGTTTTGGAATTTAACagacctttgtgtgtgtgtgtgtgtgtgtgtgtgtgtccatcttCAGCCATGTGTGTTGCTggctttgtgtgtatttgagaaTGAGTAATCACCTGTGGCAAGAGTAAGGAACTGAGCCCCCACTCCCAGCACAGCACACAGCAGGCTTTTGTAAGGGGGAAACCTGAAGACGTCGGTGTGTATGATCTTCCAGCCGTTGTCTCCCTGGTCCAGATCATCAcagcccccctcctcctccacattgTACCTGCAGGTAAGGGAAAAGCCTTTTCATCCGGATGTTATTTGGTATACAACAAGCAAAAACACTACAGGAAAACTACTCAACCCTTGAATATACACATATGTTTGtgattgtgcattttattgttgagtcttgtgttttgtgctgtgttCTGTATCTATTTTATTGATACGTTTTATGTATTCTAAAAGGCCCATCTAGGGACGGGCATGGCAAATTAGGCTATCAATTCTTTGGTATGTGCATGGAAAGCAGATCAACTAGGCTTTtgtaaaatgatgtgaaattagAATAAAGAAAAGACTGGGCTGATTTGCAACACTGCACCaagaaataataatgttaaaacCTATAAACTTCAATTTATGTCTTAAAAGCCAAACAAGATGTGTAACACCTATATATATACAGGCTCTACTTCCTTGAATTTGCACCCAGGTTTTTGTATAATTCACAGTATTATTACCAAGAACAactttttaagaccttttaaTTGCTACCTGGACGTGAATCCATTGCTccgaaaactgagaaaaagaataTTCACCAGAGATCCAgacccaaggtgacgtcttcaatttgcttattttttcagaaaacatttaaacacaattatataaaacaatgaaaagcaccaaatcctacatttaagaagctggaaccagcaaatttATAAATGACACCGACAGTTAAAATTGCTGTCGATGAATTTTCTCTTGTCTAATTGATTGACAAAAAATTGGCAAACAAAACTAACCATTAAGAGACATTCTATGAAGTGAGGCAGACAGGATGCATATTGCACTCTAGCCCAAAGAAATCTGTCATTGCAttgtgatataaataaaacctCAAATAACTGTAACTTTAAGATATTTTAATACCTTTTATAGCCGTAATGTTTTATTACCCACAGTGATGCTTGTTCTTACTGAAGGTGGATTGAGGTCTTTATTAGCCTCATTTagtataacttttttttttattaaagacatgaaacaaaaagaTTCCCGCACATTAACACAGAAATAACCACTTGAGCTGCTTGCCAACTGACCTGGCGAAGTCATTCTTAAGGACTCgcatgaggatgatgatgacgaaGCCCAGCAGTAGCACCACAAGCACCAGTGAGTTAATGATGGACAGCCAGTGGATCTCCAGTGTTTTGGGGAAGAACGAGTAGTCGCGGAGGCGCTCGGCTCTCCGGGAGTGAGGCAGAGGGGAATCGAACCAGTGCACGCTGTAGGTGTGGGTGACCTTAAGGCTTCCTCCGCCCACCCCGACTCCACCCACCGCTGCTCCCGCTCCTTCCTCCAGGGGAACGGGTTTGACGTCTTTAACTGAGACGTTGGCAAAGATCACTGAGTCGCCATTGT
This window contains:
- the tm9sf1 gene encoding transmembrane 9 superfamily member 1 produces the protein MQCGIVHLPGGCQRTMGLHCVLILCFFSGCVVGYKQGDNVSLYVNKVGPYHNPQETYHYYTLPVCRPEKVHHKSLSLGEVLDGDRMAESLYHIRFKENVEKKTLCQLTLSEKQVDQLREAIEELYYFEFVLDDIPIWGFVGYIEESGFLPHSHKVGLWTHLDFNIEYNGDSVIFANVSVKDVKPVPLEEGAGAAVGGVGVGGGSLKVTHTYSVHWFDSPLPHSRRAERLRDYSFFPKTLEIHWLSIINSLVLVVLLLGFVIIILMRVLKNDFARYNVEEEGGCDDLDQGDNGWKIIHTDVFRFPPYKSLLCAVLGVGAQFLTLATGIIVMALLGMFNVHRHGAINSAAIVLYALTSCVSGYVSCSFYTQINGQRWVWNIILTSSLFSAPLFLTWSVVNSIHWWSGSTQALPATTVLLLLGAWVLVGFPLTVIGGIVGKNRAGSFQAPCRTRNIPRQIPTQPWYKHAAVHMAIGGFLPFSAISVELYYIFATVWGREHYTLYGILLCVFAILLSVGACISVALTYFLLSGEDYRWWWRSVLSTGSTGLFIFVYSVFYYRNRSSMSGLVQSTEFFGYSLLTAMVFSLMLGSVSFWASLAFIRYIYRSLKMD